The DNA region GTAGGCGTACACCGCTTGGTCTTCCCCGCCGTGATGTTTGCGGTCGCAGACATGGTCCCCGTCCACACCGAGCTCGCGCACCATGACCCGGCCCTGGACAGGACGTTTGTCGATGGCCGAGTTCTGGAGCCTGCCACGCGCACCGCCAGCGAGAGGATGCTCCTCGAACACGACGCACACCGCGTCGACACGCCCTCGTTCTGCCATACGTCCAATCTAACGCCCGGCCCCGGATCCCGCCCGCCCACCAGATTCGGCGAGGCGGGGCGATGTGAGGCGCTGCGATGTGGCGAGGGCGGCCAGAAAGCCGACGCGCTGGCGCGCCGAGCTCGGCGCGCCAGCGGCGATCACGCCCTGCTCATGCGCCTTCGCGCCATCCGCTACCGTAGTGCTATGCCGAAACCTCCCGCCTCGACGAGCAAAGAAGCGAAAGCCGCCGCCAAAGCCGCGCGCAAGGCGCAGTCCAAGGAGCGCCGCCAGCAGCTGTGGCAGGCGTTCAACGTGCAGCGGCGCGAAGACCGCTGGCTGTTGCCGCTCATGATCGGCGCGGTCGTGCTCGGCGTCGCCCTCGGCGTCGGGGTCGGCCTGCTCACCGGCGGCGTCTGGTATTTCACCCCGCTCGGCGCGCTCGCCGGTGTGGTCGGGGCGTTCGCTGTGTTCAGCCGCAGGATACAAAGCACGGCCTACGCCAACGCGGAGGGCAAGACCGGGGCCGCGAGCTGGGTGCTCGAACAGCTCCGAGGGGCGTGGCGCGTCACGCCGGGAGTGGCGGCGAACGGCCAATTCGACGTGGTGCACAGGGTTATCGGCAAACCCGGCGTCATTCTCGTCGGCGAAGGGGCCCCGACTCGGGCGCAGGGTTTGCTCTCGCAAGAGAAGCGCAAGATCGCCAAGCTCGTCGGAGACACCCCGATCTACGAGATCGTGGTCGGGAACGGGGAGGGCTGCGTCGCGCTTGCAAAGCTGCAACGGCACATCATGCGCCTGCCCAACAATATCGACACGAAGCGGATGGACGCGCTCGAGGCGAAGTTCGCCGCGCTCGGCTCGCGCCCTACTCCTTTGCCGAAGGGGCCTTTGCCGCCGGGGGCGAAGATGCGCAACCTCCAGCGGGCGACCCGGCGGGTTCGGAATTAGGGCGACGGGGCCCGGCGGGTTCGAGGGCGAAGCGGGTCACGCGGAGGCGAGCGCGACAAACTGCCCGATGTGCAGCTCCTCGCCGCGCGCCGACCCCGGCACACCGGCGGCTTCGAGGCGTCGTCGCAGTTCCTCTGGGGAGCCCGCCCATCCTTTCAACACCGCGCCGAGCGTCTTGCGACGCGAGGCGAACGCGGCGTCGATCAAGGCGAACACCGCGCGCCGGGTGTGCTCGTCCGTCGCCCAGGGCGAGTCTGCGCGCCGGGTGAAACGCACCAGCGCGGAGTCCACATTCGGCTGCGGCCAGAACACCTCGGGCGAAATTTTGCCCGCGAGTTCGGCGTGGCCGTAAAAAGCAGTCTTCAAAGTCGGGACGCCGCCTTCTCTCGCGCCTGGCTTGGCCGCGAGGCGCTGCCCGACTTCGAGCTGCACCATGACAAGCGCGTTGTCGATGCTCGGCAATTCGGCCAGCGCGCGCAAAAAAACAGGGACGGCCACGTTGTACGGCAGGTTTGCCACCAGCGCGGTGGGCGCTGCTGGCAGGTCTGCGCCTGTGAGCCCGAGCGCGTCCTTCTCCACGAGGTGGAACTGTCGGCCAGGAGCCCGCGCGGCGATGGTCGAGGACAACGCATCGGCGAGCTTGCCGTCCACCTCCACCGCGGTCACGTCGTGGGCGACGTCGAGCAGACCGAGCGTGAGCGAGCCAAGTCCCGGCCCGATCTCCAACACCGA from Segniliparus rotundus DSM 44985 includes:
- the rsmA gene encoding 16S rRNA (adenine(1518)-N(6)/adenine(1519)-N(6))-dimethyltransferase RsmA, whose amino-acid sequence is MNSLLPVRYLGLGDIRELAERLEVRPTKRLGQNFVHDPGTIRRIVAAAGLRPQDSVLEIGPGLGSLTLGLLDVAHDVTAVEVDGKLADALSSTIAARAPGRQFHLVEKDALGLTGADLPAAPTALVANLPYNVAVPVFLRALAELPSIDNALVMVQLEVGQRLAAKPGAREGGVPTLKTAFYGHAELAGKISPEVFWPQPNVDSALVRFTRRADSPWATDEHTRRAVFALIDAAFASRRKTLGAVLKGWAGSPEELRRRLEAAGVPGSARGEELHIGQFVALASA
- a CDS encoding DUF4191 domain-containing protein, whose product is MPKPPASTSKEAKAAAKAARKAQSKERRQQLWQAFNVQRREDRWLLPLMIGAVVLGVALGVGVGLLTGGVWYFTPLGALAGVVGAFAVFSRRIQSTAYANAEGKTGAASWVLEQLRGAWRVTPGVAANGQFDVVHRVIGKPGVILVGEGAPTRAQGLLSQEKRKIAKLVGDTPIYEIVVGNGEGCVALAKLQRHIMRLPNNIDTKRMDALEAKFAALGSRPTPLPKGPLPPGAKMRNLQRATRRVRN